One stretch of Hymenobacter chitinivorans DSM 11115 DNA includes these proteins:
- a CDS encoding FAD binding domain-containing protein — protein sequence MNNFSYTQASTAKEASGIRKDKPDVAFIAGGTTLLDLMKANVEQHPQLVDINMLPFTGIQETSDGLRIGAMERMSDVGENALVVQQYPAVSQALLLSASPQLRNMASIGGNLLQRTRCGYFRDPAFPCNKRNPGSGCPAQTGDNRNLAILGTSDACIATNPGDLAVALVALDAVVVLENAKGKQRRVPLLEFHLLPGTTPQRETIIEADELIVAVTIPAAAHARKSHYVKVRDRASYAFALVSAAVGLDVQGGTIRAARIALGGVGTKPWRAQEAEKLLVGKAATEENFRAAAALAVRGAQPREHNRFKVEMAQKTLVQALQELVA from the coding sequence AAGCCTCGACTGCCAAAGAGGCCAGTGGAATTCGCAAGGATAAACCAGACGTGGCCTTTATTGCCGGCGGCACCACGCTGCTCGACCTGATGAAGGCCAACGTGGAGCAGCATCCGCAGCTGGTCGACATCAATATGCTGCCCTTCACGGGGATTCAGGAGACCAGTGACGGGCTGCGCATCGGGGCTATGGAGCGGATGAGCGACGTGGGCGAAAACGCGCTGGTGGTGCAGCAGTACCCGGCGGTTTCCCAGGCGTTGCTGCTGAGCGCCTCGCCCCAACTGCGCAACATGGCCAGCATTGGCGGCAATCTGCTGCAGCGCACCCGCTGCGGCTACTTTCGCGACCCGGCCTTTCCCTGCAACAAGCGCAACCCCGGCTCGGGCTGCCCCGCCCAAACCGGCGACAACCGCAACCTGGCCATTCTGGGCACCAGTGACGCCTGCATTGCCACCAACCCCGGCGACCTGGCCGTGGCCCTGGTCGCTCTGGACGCGGTGGTGGTGCTCGAAAACGCCAAGGGCAAGCAGCGCCGGGTGCCGCTGCTCGAGTTTCACCTGCTGCCCGGCACCACGCCCCAGCGCGAAACCATCATCGAGGCCGACGAGCTTATCGTGGCCGTGACCATTCCCGCCGCGGCCCACGCCCGCAAGTCGCACTACGTGAAGGTGCGCGACCGGGCCTCCTACGCCTTTGCCCTGGTATCGGCGGCGGTGGGGCTCGACGTGCAGGGCGGCACCATCCGGGCGGCCCGGATTGCCCTGGGCGGCGTGGGCACCAAACCCTGGCGGGCCCAGGAGGCGGAAAAGCTGTTGGTTGGGAAGGCTGCGACGGAGGAGAACTTCCGGGCCGCTGCCGCCCTGGCCGTGCGCGGGGCCCAGCCCCGGGAGCACAACCGCTTCAAGGTGGAAATGGCCCAGAAAACCCTGGTGCAGGCCCTGCAGGAGCTGGTTGCTTGA
- a CDS encoding XdhC family protein — protein sequence MTELQRLILAYDEHRAAGRACALASVVDVAGSAYRRPGARMLVTEEGQLTGAISGGCLEGDARRRARQTIQQGRPTVVTYDSTDPDDDLQFGAALGCQGVVQILLEPLDFANPDNPLELLRRWAQGVAAPAVVATVFSMAGTGAAAQMGERLLLTAEGSVEGSLPADSELYDAILTDARAALAAGQPATRHYPAPAGTVRVSLELLRPPVRLTVYGAGNDVQPLVRLAAGLGWRVQVVDGRPNQAQASRFPEAEAVRVLPLAQVPDEPHDGSFALLMTHNYYYDLAVLRHLLPAPTRYIGLLGPRKKYDRLLEDLEQDVPDAAAQLRGRLYSPIGLNLGAETPEEIALSIVAEIQAVLAGRPAGFLRDSPHPIHPPLHSNAPLVVEGAADPSCSL from the coding sequence ATGACTGAATTACAACGCCTGATTCTTGCCTACGATGAGCACCGCGCCGCCGGGCGGGCCTGCGCCCTGGCCTCGGTGGTGGACGTGGCCGGCTCGGCCTACCGCCGACCCGGGGCCCGCATGCTCGTGACGGAGGAAGGCCAGCTGACCGGGGCCATCAGTGGGGGCTGCCTCGAAGGCGACGCCCGCCGCCGGGCCCGGCAAACCATACAGCAGGGCCGCCCCACGGTGGTAACCTACGACTCCACCGACCCCGACGACGACCTGCAGTTCGGGGCCGCCCTGGGCTGCCAGGGCGTAGTACAGATTCTGCTCGAACCGCTCGACTTCGCCAACCCCGACAACCCCCTGGAGCTGCTGCGGCGCTGGGCCCAGGGCGTGGCGGCCCCCGCCGTGGTGGCCACCGTGTTCAGCATGGCCGGTACCGGGGCGGCGGCTCAAATGGGCGAGCGGCTGCTGCTTACCGCTGAGGGAAGCGTAGAAGGAAGTCTGCCCGCCGATTCGGAGCTGTACGACGCTATTCTGACCGATGCCCGGGCGGCTTTGGCCGCCGGACAGCCCGCCACCCGGCACTACCCCGCCCCGGCCGGCACGGTGCGGGTGAGTCTGGAGCTGCTGCGGCCCCCGGTGCGCCTGACCGTGTACGGGGCCGGCAACGACGTGCAGCCACTGGTGCGCCTGGCCGCCGGCCTGGGCTGGCGGGTGCAGGTCGTGGATGGGCGGCCCAACCAGGCCCAGGCTTCGCGCTTTCCCGAGGCCGAAGCCGTGCGGGTACTACCCCTGGCCCAGGTGCCGGACGAGCCGCACGACGGCAGCTTTGCCCTACTCATGACCCACAACTATTACTACGATTTGGCCGTGCTGCGCCACTTGCTGCCCGCCCCCACCCGCTACATCGGCTTGCTGGGCCCGCGCAAGAAGTACGACCGGCTGCTGGAAGACCTTGAGCAGGACGTGCCCGATGCCGCCGCCCAGCTCCGGGGCCGGCTCTACAGCCCGATTGGCCTGAACCTGGGCGCCGAAACGCCCGAGGAAATTGCCCTCTCCATCGTGGCCGAAATCCAGGCGGTGCTGGCCGGGCGGCCCGCGGGCTTCCTGCGCGACTCGCCCCACCCGATTCACCCGCCCCTGCATTCCAACGCCCCGCTGGTGGTGGAAGGCGCCGCCGACCCCTCGTGCAGCCTCTAG
- a CDS encoding xanthine dehydrogenase family protein molybdopterin-binding subunit has protein sequence MDNEPAFFETNGPGTGGVVGQPLDRVDGFAKVTGQAKYSAEYKLPGLTYGVLRTSEIARGKIQSIDTSAAAKEPGVIAILTHLNLPKLAKTPNDPEGKKAIGAPMGFLPLTSDQVHYAGQPVALVVADTYDRAVHAASLVKVQYAVEKPFTSFLDPQAKLFDPEKVQDGKTPGHTRRGNPQEAFAASPVQLTATYEHAINHHNPMEPGATTAVWEGPDRVTVYESTQGVTRTQKALSTMLGLPTEQVRVITKYLGGGFGCKGSTWPHTILTVQAAKAVGRPVRLSLTRPQQFTSMGHREDQHQTLKLGATRDGKLTALIHEKTSTTSPWDNYAEPNSRIINLLYACPAFESTYQLGRANVMTSTFTRAPGEAPGSFAIECSMDDLAAQLGLDPLQVRLLNYADKDPSNGKPWSSKSLKQCYARGAELFGWSKRNPKAGATRDGRYLVGYGMATASYPVHNNQGTARVRLYADGHAVVQTGATDLGTGTYTVMTQVAADSLGLAPDKVRFELGDTNLPTAPNSGGSVAAGTVSSSIYMAAQDVWQKLTKLATQDKKSPLYRAKPADVVVDKNRLVLKADKTKGEDFMALMKRNEMADIEGMGNGKYGAGYESGLAAGPADSGHQDDMAGHSMHSFGAHFCEVRVDPEVGTVRVTRWVSVHAAGRILNAKTARSQIIGGSIFGIGAALMEETFRDPNLARYTNASLGEYHIPVNADIPNMTVEFIEEHDPYINAMGVKGIGEISMVGVAAAVANAVFHATGKRIRSLPITPDKVMNSLAV, from the coding sequence ATGGATAACGAACCAGCTTTCTTCGAAACCAACGGGCCCGGTACGGGTGGGGTAGTGGGCCAGCCGCTCGACAGGGTCGACGGCTTTGCCAAGGTGACCGGGCAGGCCAAGTACTCGGCCGAGTATAAGCTGCCGGGCCTGACCTACGGCGTGCTGCGGACCAGTGAAATTGCCCGGGGCAAAATCCAGAGCATCGACACCAGCGCGGCGGCCAAGGAGCCCGGCGTTATTGCCATCCTGACCCACCTGAACCTGCCCAAGCTGGCCAAGACGCCCAACGACCCGGAAGGCAAAAAGGCCATTGGGGCGCCCATGGGCTTTCTGCCGCTCACTTCCGACCAGGTGCACTACGCCGGGCAACCCGTAGCCTTGGTCGTGGCCGATACCTACGATCGGGCCGTGCACGCGGCTTCCCTGGTGAAGGTGCAGTACGCGGTGGAAAAGCCCTTTACCTCGTTTCTGGACCCCCAGGCCAAGCTCTTTGACCCCGAGAAGGTGCAGGACGGCAAAACGCCCGGCCACACCCGCCGCGGCAACCCCCAGGAAGCCTTTGCCGCCTCGCCCGTGCAACTCACCGCTACCTACGAGCATGCCATCAACCACCACAACCCCATGGAGCCCGGGGCCACCACCGCCGTGTGGGAAGGCCCCGACCGGGTGACGGTCTACGAGTCGACCCAGGGCGTGACCCGCACCCAAAAGGCGCTGAGCACCATGCTGGGCCTGCCCACCGAGCAGGTGCGGGTGATAACCAAGTACCTCGGCGGCGGCTTCGGCTGCAAGGGCTCCACCTGGCCCCACACCATCCTGACGGTGCAGGCCGCCAAGGCCGTGGGCCGGCCCGTGCGCCTCTCGCTCACCCGGCCCCAGCAGTTTACCAGCATGGGCCACCGCGAAGACCAGCATCAGACCCTCAAGCTGGGTGCCACCCGGGACGGCAAGCTCACGGCCCTGATCCACGAGAAGACCTCCACGACCTCACCCTGGGACAACTACGCCGAGCCCAACAGCCGCATCATCAACCTGCTCTACGCCTGTCCCGCCTTCGAATCGACCTACCAGCTGGGGCGGGCCAACGTGATGACCAGCACCTTTACCCGGGCCCCCGGCGAGGCCCCGGGTTCCTTCGCCATTGAGTGCTCGATGGACGACCTGGCCGCCCAGCTCGGTCTCGACCCGCTCCAGGTCCGGCTGCTGAACTACGCCGACAAGGACCCCAGCAACGGCAAGCCCTGGAGCAGCAAAAGCCTGAAGCAGTGCTACGCCCGCGGCGCCGAGCTCTTCGGCTGGAGCAAGCGCAACCCCAAGGCCGGTGCCACCCGCGACGGGCGCTACCTGGTGGGCTACGGCATGGCTACGGCCTCTTACCCGGTGCACAACAACCAGGGCACGGCCCGGGTGCGCCTCTACGCCGACGGCCACGCCGTGGTGCAAACCGGGGCTACCGACCTAGGCACGGGCACCTACACCGTCATGACCCAGGTAGCGGCCGATTCGCTGGGCCTGGCGCCCGATAAAGTCCGCTTTGAGCTGGGCGACACCAACCTGCCCACGGCTCCCAACTCGGGCGGCTCGGTGGCGGCCGGCACCGTGTCGTCGTCTATCTACATGGCGGCCCAGGACGTGTGGCAGAAGCTGACCAAGCTGGCGACTCAGGATAAAAAGTCGCCGCTGTACCGGGCCAAGCCGGCCGACGTGGTGGTGGACAAGAACCGCCTGGTGCTCAAGGCCGACAAGACGAAAGGGGAGGACTTCATGGCCCTGATGAAGCGCAACGAAATGGCCGACATCGAGGGCATGGGTAATGGCAAGTACGGGGCCGGCTACGAGTCGGGCCTGGCGGCCGGGCCCGCCGACTCCGGCCACCAGGACGATATGGCCGGCCACTCCATGCACTCGTTTGGCGCCCACTTCTGCGAGGTGCGCGTCGACCCCGAGGTGGGCACCGTGCGCGTCACGCGCTGGGTGAGCGTGCACGCGGCCGGCCGGATTCTGAATGCCAAGACGGCCCGCAGCCAGATTATCGGCGGCAGCATCTTCGGCATCGGCGCGGCCCTGATGGAGGAAACCTTCCGTGACCCGAACCTGGCCCGCTACACCAACGCCAGCCTGGGCGAGTACCACATTCCGGTCAACGCCGACATTCCCAACATGACCGTGGAGTTCATTGAGGAGCACGACCCGTATATTAATGCTATGGGCGTGAAGGGCATCGGGGAAATATCGATGGTGGGCGTGGCCGCCGCCGTGGCCAACGCCGTATTTCACGCCACCGGCAAGCGGATTCGCAGCCTGCCCATTACCCCGGATAAGGTGATGAACAGCCTGGCCGTTTAG